In Spea bombifrons isolate aSpeBom1 chromosome 12, aSpeBom1.2.pri, whole genome shotgun sequence, the following proteins share a genomic window:
- the LOC128470461 gene encoding MOB kinase activator 2-like, which translates to MSPVCAGWGGEASMCTLGCPCLWLVWFCLFCLTLLESWLLLARGRQPTVRDLGAGSPHIPGRNPKVFRLLVWIPAPERMVFQAMGKLLRYRKRTDSPSKKTQPENEKLYLEPRHTAARVVDADILMLVALPKGLNVDEWLASNASAFYNHVSLFYGSISEFCTATSCPTMKAWSTQYHWTDEKGRKRKCSAPQYADYAISIIQKLLTDEDLVPTKHSKEFPKSFRPAIQKTFRLLFHLLGHIYSCHFKTVVHLELHPHLNTLYLHLLLFCAEFHLLDSKEMALSEDLTSALIRSGPSPRSSGTQSRNT; encoded by the exons ATGAGCCCAGTATGTGCTGGATGGGGAGGAGAGGCGAGCATGTGTACGCTGGGCTGCCCCTGCCTCTGGTTAGTCTGGTTTTGCCTCTTTTGTCTGACACTTCTGGAGTCCTGGCTGCTGCTGGCTCGGGGCAGGCAGCCTACGGTGCGGGATCTGGGTGCAGGAAGCCCTCATATACCTGGAAGGAACCCAAAG GTCTTTCGCCTCCTCGTCTGGATACCTGCCCCGGAGAGAATGGTTTTCCAGGCTATGGGAAAACTGCTGCGCTATAGGAAAAG gACGGACTCTCCCAGCAAGAAGACACAGCCGGAAAACGAGAAGCTGTACCTGGAGCCTCGGCACACGGCCGCCCGGGTTGTCGATGCCGATATCCTGATGCTGGTGGCTTTGCCCAAGGGGCTTAACGTGGACGAGTGGCTGGCGAGCAACG CCTCTGCCTTCTACAATCACGTCAGCCTATTTTATGGATCGATCTCAGAATTCTGCACAGCAACATCTTGCCCCACGATGAAAGCCTGGTCAAC GCAATATCATTGGACGGACGAAAAAGGGCGGAAAAGGAAGTGTTCGGCCCCCCAGTACGCAGACTACGCCATCAGCATTATTCAGAAACTCCTTACGGACGAAGATCTCGTTCCCACAAAGCACA GCAAAGAGTTTCCGAAGTCCTTCAGACCGGCCATACAGAAGACCTTCCGCCTACTCTTCCATCTCCTTGGTCACATCTACTCTTGCCACTTCAAAACAGTGGTCCACCTGGAACTGCACCCCCACCTAAATACCCTGTACCTCCACCTCCTGCTTTTCTGCGCAGAATTCCACCTCCTCGATTCAAAGGAAATGGCTTTGAGCGAGGATCTGACCTCGGCTCTCATCAGATCCGGTCCATCGCCTCGGAGCTCAGGAACCCAATCCAGAAACACCTGA
- the LOC128470309 gene encoding protein kinase C and casein kinase substrate in neurons protein 1-like, whose amino-acid sequence MSVIYSEVTVEDVPNDSFWMPNNYSTTVKRVDDGYRLCDEIVACFQDRAKIEKQYAVQMEEWTRKWKPLVNSSPMYGSLLHAWQAFMSATERLSELHTEIQKSLLTDDSEKIRKWQRETYHRKLFGGFKESSEIENGFCKAQKPWAKKLKKVEKTKAAYHKACRKEHLATIRENNGKINPELSQEKQKKLTEDHEKYKQDKEKVKQRYEKSLQELNKYNPKYMEDMECVFDQSQQMEQKKILFLKQALLSVHKHLDITRNEGVQIVYNDLSQAITAVNDQDDLKWWRNKRGPGMLMNWPQLEEWSPDTETRIVKKKKVKETEKVTLYSVTPTESSLSKPPVNVPGVRVRAVYDYVGQEADELSFKAGDELTKIEDEDDQGWCKGVTDRGHVGLYPANYVEVISG is encoded by the exons ATGTCGGTGATATACAGTGAAGTTACGGTTGAGGATGTCCCTAATGACAGCTTTTGGAtg CCCAACAACTATAGCACCACCGTGAAGCGGGTGGACGACGGCTACCGGCTCTGCGATGAAATTGTCGCCTGTTTCCAGGACAGAGCAAAGATTGAGAAGCAGTACGCAGTGCAGATGGAAGAATGGACCCGCAAGTGGAAGCCTCTGGTAAACAGCA GTCCAATGTATGGATCCCTCCTGCATGCTTGGCAGGCATTCATGAGCGCCACAGAACGTCTCAGCGAGTTGCACACAGAGATCCAGAAGTCGTTGTTAACCGACGACTCTGAAAAAATCCGCAAGTGGCAGAGGGAGACGTATCACCGCAAGCTGTTCGGGGGATTTAAGGAATCCAGCGAGATAGAGAATGGGTTCTGCAAGGCCCAAAAACCATGGGCTAAGAAGTTAAAGAAG GTGGAGAAGACAAAGGCGGCCTACCACAAAGCCTGTAGGAAGGAGCACCTGGCCACCATTCGAGAAAATAATGGCAAGATAAACCCGGAACTTTCCCAGGAGAAACAGAAGAAGCTCACGGAAGACCACGAGAAATATAAACAGGATAAAGAAAAG GTGAAACAGAGGTATGAGAAGTCCCTGCAGGAACTGAATAAGTATAACCCCAAATACATGGAAGACATGGAATGCGTTTTTGACCAAAGCCAACAGATGGAGCAGAAGAAGATTCTCTTCCTAAAACAGGCCCTGCTATCTGTGCATAAACATCTAGATATCACCAGAAACGAAGG CGTGCAAATAGTGTATAACGACCTGAGTCAGGCGATAACGGCCGTCAACGACCAGGACGACTTGAAGTGGTGGAGAAACAAGCGTGGACCTGGAATGTTGATGAATTGGCCGCAGCTGGAG GAGTGGAGTCCGGACACCGAGACACGGAtcgtgaagaagaagaaagtgaAGGAAACGGAAAAAGTTACGTTGTACAGCGTCACACCCACAGAAAGCAG CTTAAGCAAGCCACCAGTGAACGTGCCAGGAGTACGAGTACGAGCTGTATATGACTATGTGGGTCAGGAAGCAGATGAACTGAGCTTTAAAGCAG GTGATGAGCTCACAAAGATCGAAGACGAAGATGACCAAGGCTGGTGTAAAGGGGTGACCGATCGTGGACACGTAGGACTGTACCCGGCCAACTACGTCGAAGTGATTTCTGGATAA
- the MED25 gene encoding mediator of RNA polymerase II transcription subunit 25: MDASTPGPGGVVSDVVFVIEGTANLGPYFESLRKHYLLPAIEYFNGGPPAETDFGGDYGGTQYSLVVFNTVDCAPESYVQCHAPTSSAYEFVQWLDSIVFMGGGGESCSLIAEGLSTALQLFDDFKKMREQIGQTHKVCILICNSPPYLLPAVESTTYSGYTTENLVQKIGERGIHFSVISPRKLPALRTLFEKATPVGMIEPQPKDYSQDPRHMILIRGMVLPVGVTTAPGVPPPKQAIPQPQIPVVQPPLLAASSHQLPPVQPPYMPNTMTPAHAAAQNAVEAAKIQKNGIQNRFPGLNPIPPAPAVGPPFSQPPAPTLPQEQPAKMAPSTASLITPSSQPSLVSTVTTGPGPATGLLAQQPAQQQPVPQPMPGPGAPGGGAAPQPTTSQIGAPQLPATQQSVTNKMLAWSGVLEWQEKPRLASVDTNAKLTRSLPCQVYVNPGENLKTDQWPQKLIMQLIPQQLLTTLGPLFRNSRMVQFHFTNKDLESLKGLYRIMGNGFAGCVHFPHTTPCEVRVLMLLYSSKKKIFMGLIPYDQSGFVNGIRQVITNHKQVQMQKIDQHRNMGAAQSMATGSVPSNPQAFLPKQPASLPVAQAVPQQMAGQQLAAGMQSVNPVTMMDEQQRSQNLLHVRVQQQQQPQQAAAQPPPQVAQGTVQAPGQPQNSQQGPMLRPQNPGANPQLRNLLLSQQPPQANVPQTQQPLHHLQQATQGMLPLQAMGQQMQHQAPGQPQLQMPGQSLMHQAPGQQWGNQMTQRAPMPGGGMMMNAGPRGPVPQPGLQQVPSQSVMEEDILRDLI; this comes from the exons ATGGATGCCTCTACCCCCGGGCCCGGCGGAGTCGTGTCGGATGTTGTGTTCGTGATAGAGGGGACGGCTAACCTGGGACCTTATTTCGAGTCGCTGAGGAAACACTATCTCCTACCGGCGATAGA ATATTTTAATGGAGGCCCCCCAGCAGAGACCGACTTTGGAGGGGAC TACGGCGGCACTCAGTACAGTCTCGTGGTCTTTAACACCGTGGACTGCGCTCCGGAGTCTTACGTTCAGTGTCATGCCCCTACAAGCAGCGCCTACGAGTTCGTCCAGTGGTTGGACAGCATTGT GTTTATGGGTGGAGGAGGCGAAAGCTGCAGTCTCATCGCAGAAGGACTAAGCACAGCCCTACAGCTATTTGATGACTTCAAAAAAATGAGGGAACAGAT AGGTCAAACGCACAAGGTGTGCATCTTGATCTGCAACTCGCCTCCGTATCTTCTGCCGGCTGTAGAAAGCACAACCTATTCCGGGTACACAACAGAGAACCTGGTTCAGAAGATCGGAGAG AGGGGTATCCACTTCTCTGTCATTTCTCCGCGCAAGCTGCCTGCTTTGCGGACGCTGTTTGAGAAAGCCACGCCGGTGGGTATGATCGAACCACAGCCAAAGGACTACAGCCAGGACCCTCGACACATGATACTTATCCGAGGCATGGTTCTTCCCG TTGGAGTTACAACTGCCCCAGGCGTCCCTCCACCCAAACAAGCCATTCCACAGCCACAGATCCCAGTGGTACAGCCTCCGCTCCTTGCTGCCTCCTCGCATCAGCTGCCTCCCGTCCAGCCTCCATACATG CCCAACACGATGACGCCGGCCCATGCCGCTGCACAGAATGCAGTTGAAGCGGCAAAGATCCAGAAGAATGGCATCCAAAACCGTT ttccaGGTCTTAACCCAATCCCGCCGGCTCCAGCTGTGGGTCCTCCATTCAGCCAGCCcccggctcccacgttgccTCAAGAACAACCGGCAAAGATGGCTCCTTCCACTGCTTCCTTGATCACTCCATCCTCCCAGCCCAGTTTGGTCTCCACTGTTACCACAGGACCTGGACCTGCCACGGGGCTACTAgctcagcagccggcccaacaGCAGCCTGTCCCACAGCCCATG CCGGGCCCCGGAGCACCAGGGGGTGGCGCGGCCCCACAACCTACAACATCTCAAATCGGAGCCCCCCAGTTACCCGCTACGCAGCAGTCGGTGACCAACAAGATGTTGGCATGGAGCGGAGTACTGGAGTGGCAGGAG AAACCAAGACTAGCTTCTGTCGATACAAACGCCAAGCTTACCCGGTCTCTCCCCTGTCAAGTTTATGTCAACCCTGGTGAAAATCT GAAAACAGATCAGTGGCCTCAGAAGCTGATCATGCAGCTCATCCCGCAGCAGCTGCTG ACTACATTGGGTCCCCTGTTCAGGAACTCTCGAATGGTGCAGTTCCACTTCACCAACAAGGACCTGGAGTCTTTGAAGGGTCTGTACCGTATCATGGGCAATGGATTT GCAGGGTGTGTACATTTTCCTCACACCACCCCGTGTGAGGTCCGTGTTCTCATGCTTCTTTACTCCTCCAAAAAGAAGATCTTCATGGGTCTGATCCCCTACGATCAGAGCGGGTTTGTCAACGGCATTCGGCAGGTGATCACAAACCACAAGCAAGTGCAGATGCAGAAGATCGACCAGCATCGAAAC ATGGGAGCAGCTCAGTCTATGGCTACTGGGTCTGTACCATCCAACCCTCAAGCTTTTCtacccaaacagcctgcttcACTTCCAGTGGCACAGGCGGTACCGCAACAG ATGGCAGGTCAGCAGCTAGCGGCCGGCATGCAGTCCGTGAACCCGGTCACCATGATGGACGAGCAGCAGAGGTCACAGAATCTG CTCCACGTCCGAgtgcagcaacagcaacaaccCCAACAAGCGGCCGCCCAGCCCCCACCGCAGGTCGCGCAGGGTACGGTGCAGGCACCGGGTCAGCCACAGAATTCACAGCAAGGACCGATGCTAAGGCCGCAGAACCCCGGCGCTAATCCCCAGCTACGCAatctcctcctcagccagcagCCG CCGCAGGCCAATGTGCCCCAGACCCAGCAGCCTCTGCACCACCTGCAGCAGGCCACGCAAGGCATGCTTCCCCTCCAGGCAATGGGACAGCAGATGCAGCACCAGGCCCCGGGCCAGCCGCAGCTCCAGATGCCCGGACAGTCCCTCATGCATCAGGCCCCTGGGCAGCAGTGGGGCAATCAGATGACCCAGAGGGCGCCTATGCCAG GAGGAGGAATGATGATGAACGCCGGCCCCCGAGGACCCGTCCCACAGCCTGGACTACAGCAAGTGCCGTCACAAAGCGTCATGGAAGAAGACATCTTGCGGGATCTCATTTGA